The following are encoded in a window of Streptomyces sp. Go-475 genomic DNA:
- a CDS encoding LacI family DNA-binding transcriptional regulator, producing the protein MPTMADVARSAGVSVATVSHVLNGTRPVLPHTRQAVLDAVEELGYTTNTLARSLVTSRTRSIGLAVSAISNPYFTEILQGVEAATLEAGYSLLIADPHDDPEHERKVVQLLHERRVDGMIVAPSADPRGLLAYLGRHAVPAVFLDRLVDAPGADGGPRFDQVCSDNAEPTSRLVTHLAGLGHRRIGLVAGLPGLSTTSERIMGYRSGLAFAGLPYDERLLVHGDSESAGGAAATAALLSLAVPPTALVTGNNAMTIGALRALRDQGLSVPGDVALCSFDDFAWADLFAPRLTAIAQPSKDIGARAVQVLLERLAEPDRPVRTVRLPCAFVHRTSCGCPDPSEKGTPS; encoded by the coding sequence ATGCCGACCATGGCCGACGTCGCACGGAGCGCCGGTGTCTCGGTGGCGACCGTGTCGCACGTGCTGAACGGCACCCGGCCGGTGCTGCCGCACACCCGCCAGGCGGTCCTGGACGCCGTGGAGGAGCTCGGCTACACCACGAACACGCTGGCCCGTTCCCTCGTGACGTCCCGCACCCGGTCCATCGGGCTGGCGGTGTCGGCGATCAGCAACCCGTACTTCACGGAGATCCTCCAGGGCGTCGAGGCCGCCACGCTGGAGGCCGGCTACAGCCTGCTCATCGCCGATCCGCACGACGACCCCGAGCACGAGCGCAAGGTCGTCCAGCTGCTGCACGAGCGCCGGGTGGACGGCATGATCGTCGCGCCCTCCGCAGATCCCCGGGGGCTGCTCGCGTACCTGGGGCGGCACGCCGTCCCGGCCGTGTTCCTGGACCGGCTGGTGGACGCGCCGGGGGCGGACGGCGGTCCGCGCTTCGACCAGGTCTGCTCCGACAACGCCGAACCGACGTCCCGGCTGGTCACCCATCTCGCCGGGCTCGGCCACCGGCGGATCGGGCTGGTGGCGGGGCTGCCGGGGCTCAGCACCACGAGCGAGCGGATCATGGGCTACCGCAGCGGCCTCGCCTTCGCGGGCCTGCCGTACGACGAGCGGCTCCTCGTGCACGGTGACTCGGAGTCGGCCGGCGGCGCGGCGGCCACCGCGGCCCTGCTGTCCCTCGCCGTGCCGCCCACCGCGCTGGTCACCGGCAACAACGCCATGACCATCGGGGCGCTGCGGGCGCTGCGCGACCAGGGCCTGTCCGTGCCGGGCGACGTCGCGCTGTGCAGCTTCGACGACTTCGCCTGGGCGGACCTGTTCGCGCCACGGCTCACCGCGATCGCACAGCCCAGCAAGGACATCGGCGCCCGGGCCGTGCAGGTGCTCCTGGAGCGTCTCGCCGAGCCGGACCGGCCCGTCCGGACCGTGCGGCTGCCCTGCGCCTTCGTCCACCGCACGTCGTGCGGCTGCCCCGACCCGTCCGAGAAAGGAACCCCGTCGTGA
- a CDS encoding carbohydrate kinase — translation MIVVAGEALIDLVPQGAGALAALQPALGGGPYNTAVALGRLGSPAAFCSRVSYDAFGEALLDRLRETGVDVASVQRGTEPTTLAVAAVGEDGSAAYSFYVDGTADRLFTAPSALPPGTRAVSFGTCSLVLEPGASAYEELMRSAAAQGVFTALDPNIRAGLIPDADAYRARFKSWLPSVTLLKLSEEDARWLGGTPQEWLAAGPAAVVITRGGDGLTAFTADGGTYTVPGERVDVVDTIGAGDTVNAALLHGLAVREALGGRALAALGPDGWAELLGFAARAAAVTCSRAGAEPPYAHELDD, via the coding sequence GTGATCGTCGTAGCCGGTGAGGCATTGATCGACCTGGTACCGCAGGGCGCAGGCGCCCTGGCGGCACTGCAGCCGGCGCTCGGCGGCGGCCCGTACAACACGGCGGTGGCGCTGGGCCGCCTCGGCTCCCCCGCCGCCTTCTGCTCGCGGGTGTCGTACGACGCCTTCGGGGAGGCCCTGCTGGACCGGCTGCGGGAGACCGGCGTGGACGTGGCGTCCGTGCAGCGGGGCACCGAGCCGACGACGCTCGCCGTCGCCGCGGTCGGGGAGGACGGCTCGGCCGCGTACTCCTTCTACGTCGACGGGACGGCGGACCGGCTGTTCACGGCGCCGTCCGCGCTGCCGCCCGGCACCCGCGCGGTCTCGTTCGGCACGTGCTCGCTGGTGCTGGAGCCGGGGGCGAGCGCGTACGAGGAGCTGATGCGCTCGGCGGCCGCGCAGGGCGTGTTCACGGCGCTGGACCCGAACATCAGGGCCGGGCTGATCCCCGACGCGGACGCGTACCGGGCGCGGTTCAAGAGCTGGCTGCCGTCGGTGACGCTGCTGAAGCTGTCCGAGGAGGACGCCCGGTGGCTCGGCGGCACGCCCCAGGAGTGGCTGGCGGCCGGCCCGGCGGCGGTCGTGATCACCCGGGGCGGCGACGGGCTGACCGCCTTCACCGCCGACGGCGGCACGTACACGGTCCCGGGCGAGCGGGTGGACGTCGTGGACACGATCGGCGCGGGCGACACGGTCAACGCGGCCCTGCTGCACGGGCTCGCGGTGCGCGAGGCGCTCGGCGGGCGGGCGTTGGCCGCCCTGGGCCCCGACGGCTGGGCGGAGCTGCTGGGCTTCGCGGCCCGGGCGGCGGCCGTCACGTGCTCGCGCGCGGGGGCCGAGCCGCCGTACGCGCATGAGCTGGACGACTGA
- a CDS encoding helix-turn-helix domain-containing protein yields the protein MSDNELGTYLRTWREAVTPAEAGLPAGPRRRTPGLRRAELATLAGISVEYLTRLEQGRDRNPSAQVLGALADALNLSLADRMLLRRLTKEADGGDPLVCAAAPTLSRTARPTVRAVLDHLEPAPAAVVNWIGDVLAHTAGYERLVGPIGLLDDERPNLLRHLFTDERARSAYRDWDRVADDLVARLRHGVPLRDPHLAELAEELTVTAGADFADRFADLTTTPRRTGSQHLEHPQAGSLRLLHETLALSDEGQRIIVHLPADDATAAALDRLNGRRPGALRAVAGTG from the coding sequence GTGAGCGACAACGAGTTGGGCACGTACCTGCGCACCTGGCGCGAGGCCGTCACCCCCGCGGAGGCCGGCCTGCCCGCGGGGCCCCGGCGGCGCACCCCCGGCCTGCGGCGCGCCGAGCTGGCCACGCTGGCCGGCATCAGCGTCGAGTACCTCACCCGGCTGGAACAGGGCCGCGACCGCAACCCGTCCGCCCAGGTGCTCGGCGCCCTCGCCGACGCCCTGAACCTGTCCCTGGCCGACCGGATGCTGCTCCGCCGCCTGACCAAGGAAGCGGACGGCGGTGACCCGCTGGTCTGCGCGGCGGCCCCGACGCTCAGCCGCACGGCGCGCCCGACCGTACGGGCCGTCCTCGACCACCTGGAACCGGCCCCCGCCGCGGTGGTCAACTGGATCGGCGACGTCCTCGCCCACACCGCCGGGTACGAGCGGCTGGTCGGCCCCATCGGCCTGCTCGACGACGAGCGGCCCAACCTGCTCCGGCACCTGTTCACCGACGAGCGGGCCCGCAGCGCCTACCGCGACTGGGACCGGGTGGCCGACGACCTCGTCGCCCGGCTCCGGCACGGCGTCCCTCTCCGGGACCCGCACCTCGCCGAGCTGGCCGAGGAGCTGACGGTGACGGCCGGGGCGGACTTCGCCGACCGGTTCGCCGACCTCACCACGACACCGCGGCGGACCGGCTCCCAGCACCTCGAACACCCCCAGGCCGGCTCGCTGCGCCTGCTGCACGAGACGCTGGCGCTTTCCGACGAGGGCCAGCGCATCATCGTCCACCTGCCCGCGGACGACGCCACAGCCGCCGCCCTGGACCGCCTCAACGGCCGCCGCCCCGGCGCGCTGCGAGCGGTGGCGGGGACGGGCTGA
- a CDS encoding YceI family protein — MTNDTATTATTALPLAPGHWALDPFHSSVNFTIRHLGIAKVRGRFERLEAGLFVGERAEDVRVSATIDLASVNTGNADRDAHVRAADLLDVEKRPTMTYRSTRVSGEGEDWTMEGELTIGDVTRPVTLAVEFGGLVDVPMDGSRHAGFEATGEIRRSDFGLDFAPGLLGDVVKIQLDMQFVEPKGA, encoded by the coding sequence ATGACGAATGACACCGCCACCACCGCCACCACTGCCCTGCCGCTCGCTCCGGGTCACTGGGCCCTCGACCCGTTCCACTCCTCCGTGAACTTCACCATCCGTCACCTGGGCATCGCCAAGGTGCGGGGGCGGTTCGAGCGCCTGGAGGCCGGGCTGTTCGTCGGGGAACGGGCCGAGGACGTGCGGGTCTCCGCGACGATCGACCTGGCCTCGGTGAACACCGGCAACGCCGACCGGGACGCGCACGTACGCGCCGCCGACCTGCTCGACGTCGAGAAGCGCCCGACGATGACGTACCGCTCGACGCGGGTGTCGGGCGAGGGCGAGGACTGGACCATGGAGGGCGAGCTGACGATCGGCGACGTGACCCGCCCGGTGACGCTCGCCGTGGAGTTCGGCGGGCTGGTCGACGTGCCCATGGACGGCAGCCGGCACGCCGGGTTCGAGGCGACGGGCGAGATCCGGCGCAGCGACTTCGGGCTCGACTTCGCGCCCGGCCTGCTCGGGGACGTGGTGAAGATCCAGCTCGACATGCAGTTCGTGGAGCCGAAGGGCGCCTGA
- the uvrA gene encoding excinuclease ABC subunit UvrA, with translation MADRLIVRGAREHNLKNVSLDLPRDSLIVFTGLSGSGKSSLAFDTIFAEGQRRYVESLSSYARQFLGQMDKPDVDFIEGLSPAVSIDQKSTSRNPRSTVGTITEVYDYLRLLFARIGKPHCPECGRPISRQSPQAIVDRVLELPEGSRFQVLSPLVRERKGEFVDLFADLQTKGYSRARVDGETIQLSNPPTLKKQEKHTIEVVVDRLTVKDSAKRRLTDSVETALGLSGGMVVLDFVDLPEDDPERERMYSEHLYCPYDDLSFEELEPRSFSFNSPFGACPDCTGIGTRMEVDPELIVPDEEKSLDEGAIHPWSHGHTKDYFGRLIGALADALGFRTDIPFAGLPQRAKKALLHGHKTQVEVRYRNRYGRERRYTTAFEGAVPFVKRRHSEAESDASRERFEGYMREVPCPTCAGTRLKPVVLAVTIMGKSIAEVSAMSISDCADFLGELKLTARDKKIAERVLKEVNERLRFLVDVGLDYLSLNRAAGTLSGGEAQRIRLATQIGSGLVGVLYVLDEPSIGLHQRDNHRLIETLVRLRDMGNTLIVVEHDEDTIKTADWVVDIGPGAGEHGGKVVHSGSLKELLANEESQTGQYLSGKKAIPLPDIRRPLDPSRQLTVHGARENNLQDIDVSFPLGVFTAVTGVSGSGKSTLVNDILYTHLARELNGARNVPGRHTRVDGDDLVDKVVHVDQSPIGRTPRSNPATYTGVFDHIRKLFAETTEAKVRGYQPGRFSFNVKGGRCENCAGDGTIKIEMNFLPDVYVPCEVCHGARYNRETLEVHYKGKSIADVLNMPIEEATEFFEAVPAISRHMKTLKDVGLGYVRLGQAATTLSGGEAQRVKLASELQKRSTGRTVYVLDEPTTGLHFEDISKLLKVLSGLVDKGNTVIVIEHNLDVIKTADWIVDMGPEGGAGGGLVVAEGTPEQVAGVPASHTGKFLREILGADRVSDASSVKAPRRTAKKTVPAQSRTGRTATKTVNSTAVKKTAAKTTKAAAKKTTRTTKG, from the coding sequence GTGGCCGACCGTCTCATCGTTCGTGGAGCGCGCGAGCACAACCTCAAGAACGTCTCGCTCGACCTCCCGCGCGACTCGCTCATCGTCTTCACGGGCCTGTCGGGGTCGGGCAAGTCCTCGCTGGCCTTCGACACCATCTTCGCCGAGGGACAGCGGCGCTACGTGGAGTCGCTCTCCTCGTACGCCCGGCAGTTCCTCGGCCAGATGGACAAGCCGGACGTCGACTTCATCGAGGGCCTGTCCCCGGCTGTCTCCATCGACCAGAAGTCGACCTCGCGCAACCCGCGCTCCACGGTCGGCACCATCACCGAGGTCTACGACTACCTGCGCCTGCTCTTCGCGCGCATCGGCAAGCCGCACTGCCCCGAGTGCGGCCGCCCGATCTCCCGCCAGTCGCCGCAGGCCATCGTCGACAGGGTCCTGGAGCTGCCCGAGGGCAGCCGCTTCCAGGTGCTGTCGCCGCTGGTGCGCGAGCGCAAGGGCGAGTTCGTCGACCTCTTCGCCGACCTCCAGACCAAGGGCTACTCCCGCGCGCGGGTGGACGGCGAGACCATCCAGCTGTCGAACCCGCCGACGCTGAAGAAGCAGGAGAAGCACACCATCGAGGTGGTCGTCGACCGCCTCACCGTCAAGGACTCCGCCAAGCGCCGCCTGACCGACTCCGTGGAGACCGCCCTCGGCCTGTCCGGCGGCATGGTCGTGCTCGACTTCGTCGACCTCCCGGAGGACGACCCCGAGCGCGAGCGCATGTACTCGGAGCACCTGTACTGCCCGTACGACGACCTGTCCTTCGAGGAGCTGGAGCCCCGCTCCTTCTCCTTCAACTCGCCCTTCGGCGCCTGCCCGGACTGCACCGGCATCGGCACGCGCATGGAGGTCGACCCGGAGCTGATCGTCCCGGACGAGGAGAAGAGCCTCGACGAGGGCGCCATCCACCCCTGGTCGCACGGCCACACCAAGGACTACTTCGGCCGCCTCATCGGCGCCCTGGCCGACGCGCTCGGCTTCCGTACCGACATCCCCTTCGCGGGCCTGCCGCAGCGTGCCAAGAAGGCCCTGCTGCACGGCCACAAGACCCAGGTCGAGGTCCGCTACCGCAACCGCTACGGCCGTGAGCGCCGGTACACCACGGCCTTCGAGGGCGCCGTCCCCTTCGTCAAGCGCCGGCACAGCGAGGCGGAGAGCGACGCCAGCCGCGAGCGCTTCGAGGGCTACATGCGCGAGGTGCCCTGCCCCACCTGCGCGGGCACGCGCCTGAAGCCGGTCGTCCTCGCGGTCACGATCATGGGCAAGTCCATCGCCGAGGTCTCCGCCATGTCCATCAGCGACTGCGCGGACTTCCTGGGCGAGCTGAAGCTCACCGCCCGCGACAAGAAGATCGCCGAGCGCGTGCTGAAGGAGGTCAACGAACGGCTGCGGTTCCTGGTCGACGTCGGCCTGGACTACCTCTCCCTCAACCGCGCGGCCGGCACGCTCTCGGGCGGCGAGGCCCAGCGCATCCGCCTGGCCACCCAGATCGGCTCCGGCCTCGTCGGCGTCCTGTACGTCCTGGACGAGCCCTCCATCGGCCTGCACCAGCGGGACAACCACCGGCTGATCGAGACCCTGGTGCGGCTCCGGGACATGGGCAACACGCTCATCGTCGTCGAGCACGACGAGGACACCATCAAGACCGCCGACTGGGTCGTCGACATCGGCCCCGGCGCCGGTGAGCACGGCGGCAAGGTCGTGCACAGCGGCTCCCTGAAGGAGCTGCTCGCCAACGAGGAGTCGCAGACCGGCCAGTACCTGTCCGGCAAGAAGGCCATCCCGCTGCCCGACATCCGGCGCCCGCTGGACCCGTCCCGGCAGCTCACGGTGCACGGCGCCCGGGAGAACAACCTCCAGGACATCGACGTCTCCTTCCCGCTGGGCGTGTTCACCGCCGTCACCGGCGTCTCCGGCTCCGGCAAGTCGACCCTGGTCAACGACATCCTGTACACGCACCTGGCCCGCGAGCTGAACGGCGCGAGGAACGTTCCCGGGCGGCACACGCGCGTGGACGGCGACGACCTCGTCGACAAGGTCGTGCACGTGGACCAGTCGCCCATCGGCCGCACCCCCCGCTCCAACCCGGCCACGTACACCGGAGTCTTCGACCACATCCGCAAGCTGTTCGCCGAGACCACCGAGGCGAAGGTCCGCGGCTACCAGCCCGGCCGCTTCTCCTTCAACGTCAAGGGCGGCCGCTGCGAGAACTGCGCGGGCGACGGCACCATCAAGATCGAGATGAACTTCCTCCCGGACGTCTACGTCCCGTGCGAGGTCTGCCACGGCGCCCGGTACAACCGGGAGACCCTGGAGGTCCACTACAAGGGCAAGTCCATCGCCGACGTCCTGAACATGCCGATCGAGGAGGCCACGGAGTTCTTCGAGGCGGTCCCCGCGATCTCCCGCCACATGAAGACCCTGAAGGACGTCGGCCTCGGCTACGTCCGGCTCGGCCAGGCCGCGACCACCCTCTCCGGCGGCGAGGCGCAGCGCGTGAAGCTCGCCAGCGAACTGCAGAAGCGCTCCACCGGCCGCACGGTCTACGTCCTGGACGAGCCGACCACCGGTCTGCACTTCGAGGACATCAGCAAGCTGCTGAAGGTCCTGTCCGGCCTGGTCGACAAGGGCAACACGGTCATCGTCATCGAGCACAACCTCGACGTGATCAAGACCGCCGACTGGATCGTCGACATGGGCCCCGAGGGCGGAGCCGGCGGCGGCCTGGTCGTCGCAGAGGGCACGCCCGAGCAGGTCGCCGGGGTCCCCGCGAGCCACACCGGCAAGTTCCTGCGGGAGATCCTCGGCGCCGACCGCGTCAGCGACGCCTCCTCGGTGAAGGCACCGCGCAGGACGGCCAAGAAGACCGTCCCCGCGCAGTCCAGGACGGGCAGGACCGCCACCAAGACGGTCAACAGCACCGCCGTCAAGAAGACAGCCGCCAAGACCACGAAGGCCGCCGCGAAGAAGACCACGCGCACGACCAAGGGCTGA
- a CDS encoding maleylpyruvate isomerase family mycothiol-dependent enzyme, with product MIDHAHDLASVRDATELLLSAVGKLDNASVTEPSRLPGWTRGHVLAHLARNADALVNVLEGRPMYVSGEARDADIERDAPRALDVHLADLRESAARFQAAADAPADWSRTVELRGGVTDSASRVPFRRWVEVELHHVDLGIGYELEDLPAEFTEREIAFLADRFSGHPEVPSTRLTDGTRAWSTGREADDGPGVTVTGPPADLLGWLAGRRTGAVLTVAGGPLPALPPL from the coding sequence ATGATTGATCACGCGCATGACCTGGCGTCTGTACGTGACGCCACCGAGCTGCTGCTGAGCGCAGTCGGCAAACTGGACAACGCCTCTGTGACGGAGCCGTCACGGCTGCCCGGCTGGACCCGCGGCCACGTCCTGGCCCACCTCGCCCGCAACGCGGACGCTCTGGTGAACGTCCTGGAGGGCCGCCCCATGTACGTCTCCGGCGAGGCCCGGGACGCCGACATCGAGCGGGACGCCCCGCGCGCCCTCGACGTCCACCTCGCCGACCTGCGCGAGAGCGCGGCCCGCTTCCAGGCAGCCGCGGACGCTCCGGCGGACTGGTCGCGCACGGTCGAGCTGCGGGGCGGGGTCACGGACTCCGCGTCCCGGGTGCCGTTCCGCCGGTGGGTGGAGGTGGAGCTGCACCACGTGGACCTGGGGATCGGGTACGAGCTGGAGGATCTGCCGGCGGAGTTCACGGAGCGGGAGATCGCCTTCCTCGCCGACCGGTTCTCCGGGCACCCCGAGGTGCCCTCCACGCGCCTCACGGACGGCACGCGCGCGTGGAGCACGGGACGGGAGGCGGACGACGGGCCCGGGGTGACCGTCACCGGCCCCCCGGCCGACCTGCTGGGCTGGCTCGCGGGCAGGCGCACCGGAGCCGTCCTGACCGTGGCCGGCGGCCCGCTCCCGGCCCTGCCCCCGCTGTAG
- a CDS encoding MBL fold metallo-hydrolase encodes MTYSGQVTVGGPADVHELKDLMITKIAVGPMNNNAYLLRCRATDEQLLIDAANEAATLLGMIGDDGIASVVTTHRHGDHWQALAEVVAATGARTYAGRDDAEGIPVRTDVLVDDGDTIRVGRVELTARHLVGHTPGSIALVYDDPHGHPHVFTGDCLFPGGVGNTHKDPKAFASLIHDVETKIFDVLPDETWVYPGHGNDTTLGAERPQLPEWHARGW; translated from the coding sequence ATGACGTACAGCGGACAGGTGACGGTCGGCGGACCTGCCGACGTGCACGAGCTCAAGGACCTGATGATCACCAAGATCGCGGTGGGTCCGATGAACAACAACGCCTATCTGCTGCGCTGTCGCGCCACCGACGAGCAGTTGCTGATCGACGCCGCGAACGAGGCGGCCACGCTGCTCGGCATGATCGGTGACGACGGCATCGCGTCGGTCGTCACGACCCACCGGCACGGCGACCACTGGCAGGCGCTCGCCGAGGTCGTGGCGGCCACCGGCGCCCGCACCTACGCGGGCCGGGACGACGCCGAGGGCATCCCCGTACGGACCGACGTCCTGGTCGACGACGGCGACACCATCCGGGTGGGGCGCGTGGAGCTGACCGCGCGCCACCTGGTCGGGCACACGCCCGGCTCGATCGCCCTCGTCTACGACGACCCGCACGGGCACCCCCATGTGTTCACCGGGGACTGTCTCTTCCCCGGCGGTGTGGGCAACACCCACAAGGACCCGAAGGCGTTCGCCAGCCTGATCCACGACGTCGAGACGAAGATCTTCGACGTCCTCCCGGACGAGACGTGGGTGTATCCGGGGCACGGCAACGACACGACCCTGGGCGCGGAACGCCCGCAGCTGCCGGAGTGGCACGCGCGCGGGTGGTGA
- a CDS encoding ABC transporter substrate-binding protein, with protein MHPAPRALRRAAVAVALLAAAVSCAPQPEASSGKPSASATHACARGKLTTETPGKLTVATDEPAYEPWFQDDDPANGKGFESAVAYAVAEELGYGRDKVVWQTVPFNKAFAPGEKTFDFDINQVSISEERRKAVDFSSGYYDVRQAVVALKGSKAAKAKSIADLKDVKLGAQVGTTSLDYIDDVVRPTRPAAVYAKNDQAKSALRNGQVDAIVVDLPTAFYITGAEITDATIVGQFENQGGTPEQFGLVLDKGSALTPCVSRAVDALRADGTLGKIEQQWLSDAVDAPVLK; from the coding sequence ATGCATCCTGCTCCGCGCGCCCTGCGCCGCGCTGCCGTCGCCGTCGCCCTCCTCGCCGCCGCCGTGAGCTGTGCCCCGCAGCCGGAGGCGTCCTCGGGCAAGCCCTCCGCATCGGCCACACACGCGTGCGCCCGGGGCAAGCTGACCACCGAGACCCCGGGCAAGCTGACCGTCGCCACCGACGAACCCGCGTACGAGCCCTGGTTCCAGGACGACGACCCCGCGAACGGCAAGGGCTTCGAGTCGGCGGTCGCGTACGCCGTCGCCGAGGAACTCGGGTACGGCAGGGACAAGGTCGTCTGGCAGACCGTCCCCTTCAACAAGGCCTTCGCTCCGGGCGAGAAGACGTTCGACTTCGACATCAACCAGGTGTCCATCAGCGAGGAGCGCAGGAAGGCCGTCGACTTCTCCTCCGGCTACTACGACGTGCGCCAGGCCGTCGTCGCGCTGAAGGGCTCCAAGGCCGCGAAGGCGAAGAGCATCGCCGACCTGAAGGACGTGAAGCTGGGCGCCCAGGTGGGCACCACCAGCCTCGACTACATCGACGACGTGGTGCGGCCCACGCGGCCGGCCGCCGTGTACGCCAAGAACGACCAGGCCAAGTCCGCCCTGAGGAACGGCCAGGTCGACGCGATCGTCGTCGACCTGCCCACCGCCTTCTACATCACCGGCGCCGAGATCACCGACGCGACGATCGTCGGTCAGTTCGAGAACCAGGGCGGTACGCCGGAACAGTTCGGACTCGTGCTCGACAAGGGCAGCGCGCTCACCCCCTGCGTCTCGCGGGCCGTGGACGCGCTGCGTGCGGACGGCACACTGGGGAAGATCGAGCAGCAGTGGCTGTCCGACGCCGTCGACGCGCCGGTGCTCAAGTGA
- a CDS encoding amino acid ABC transporter permease yields MTLNKEERTEGSGEPDVYVPSRRRLDRERYRRARARRATAIGALSTLVTGAVLYLVVVNAPGWPRTKETFFDWGYAREAFPKVLEGLWLNVRLLLVCGAAVLVLGMLIAVARTLRGPVFFPLRVLAAAYTDFFRGLPLIINLMIVVLGVPALRLQGVTVDPVLLGGTALTLTYSAYVAEVFRAGIESVHPSQRAAARSLGLSNRQALRYVVLPQAVRRQVPPLLNDLVSLQKDTGLVSIGGAVDAVRAADIIVGRSLNYTPYIVAGLVFVALTIPMTRFTDWVTARMDRRRAQGGVA; encoded by the coding sequence GTGACGCTGAACAAAGAGGAGCGCACCGAGGGCTCCGGAGAGCCCGACGTCTACGTCCCGTCCCGGCGACGCCTGGACCGTGAACGCTACCGGCGTGCCCGCGCCCGGCGCGCCACCGCGATCGGCGCGCTGTCGACGCTCGTCACCGGAGCCGTCCTCTACCTGGTCGTCGTCAACGCCCCGGGCTGGCCGCGCACCAAGGAGACCTTCTTCGACTGGGGGTACGCGCGCGAGGCGTTCCCGAAGGTGCTCGAAGGGCTGTGGCTGAACGTCCGGCTGCTGCTGGTCTGCGGAGCCGCGGTGCTCGTCCTCGGCATGCTGATCGCCGTCGCCCGGACGCTGCGCGGCCCGGTGTTCTTCCCGCTGCGCGTCCTGGCCGCCGCGTACACGGACTTCTTCCGCGGGCTGCCGCTCATCATCAACCTGATGATCGTCGTCCTCGGTGTCCCCGCGCTGCGGCTCCAGGGAGTGACCGTCGACCCGGTGCTCCTCGGCGGCACCGCGCTCACCCTGACCTACTCGGCGTACGTCGCCGAGGTGTTCCGCGCCGGCATCGAGTCCGTCCACCCCTCGCAGCGCGCCGCGGCCCGGTCCCTCGGGCTCAGCAACCGGCAGGCGCTGCGGTACGTGGTGCTGCCGCAGGCGGTGCGCCGCCAGGTGCCGCCGCTGCTGAACGACCTGGTGTCGCTGCAGAAGGACACCGGGCTCGTCTCGATCGGGGGTGCGGTGGACGCCGTACGGGCCGCCGACATCATCGTCGGCCGCAGCCTCAACTACACGCCGTACATCGTCGCGGGTCTGGTCTTCGTCGCGCTGACCATCCCCATGACCCGTTTCACGGACTGGGTGACGGCGCGCATGGACCGCCGGCGGGCCCAGGGAGGAGTCGCATGA
- a CDS encoding amino acid ABC transporter ATP-binding protein, which yields MSETPVLRMESVRKTFGGSVVLRDVDLEVAPHTVTALIGASGSGKSTLLRCANLLEEIDDGAIWLDGEEITDPRADQDAVRRRIGVVFQAYNLFPHMTVLENITLAPRRVHGVPRAEAEARARELLERLGLGGRADEYPDRLSGGQQQRVAIVRALAVRPRLLLLDEITAALDPELVGEVLTVVRGLKDEGMTMVLATHEMGFAREVADQVCFLEGGVVLERGTAEQVFGDPRQERTRRFLRRIVEAGRL from the coding sequence ATGAGCGAGACGCCCGTGCTGCGGATGGAGTCCGTCCGCAAGACCTTCGGCGGCTCGGTCGTCCTGCGGGACGTCGACCTGGAGGTCGCGCCGCACACGGTCACCGCGCTGATCGGCGCCTCCGGCTCCGGCAAGTCCACGCTGCTGCGGTGCGCGAACCTGCTGGAGGAGATCGACGACGGGGCGATCTGGCTGGACGGCGAGGAGATCACCGACCCGCGCGCCGACCAGGACGCCGTGCGCCGCCGGATCGGCGTGGTCTTCCAGGCGTACAACCTGTTCCCGCACATGACGGTCCTGGAGAACATCACGCTCGCTCCGCGCCGGGTGCACGGCGTGCCCCGGGCCGAGGCCGAGGCACGCGCGCGTGAGCTGCTGGAGCGGCTGGGGCTGGGCGGCAGGGCGGACGAGTACCCCGACCGGCTCAGCGGCGGCCAGCAGCAGCGTGTGGCGATCGTCCGTGCCCTGGCCGTACGCCCCCGGCTGCTGCTGCTCGACGAGATCACCGCCGCCCTCGATCCCGAGTTGGTCGGCGAGGTCCTCACCGTCGTCCGCGGCCTCAAGGACGAGGGCATGACCATGGTGCTGGCCACACACGAGATGGGCTTCGCGCGGGAGGTGGCCGACCAGGTGTGCTTCCTGGAGGGCGGGGTGGTGCTGGAACGCGGTACCGCGGAGCAGGTCTTCGGGGATCCGCGGCAGGAGCGCACGCGGCGCTTCCTGCGGCGGATCGTGGAGGCGGGGCGGTTGTGA